In Henriciella litoralis, the genomic window TGAGGCGGCCTGCTGTTTCGCTGGCGCCCGGCTCCGCCCGGATGACCAGAATGGGCGGGCTGCTAGACATCTTCATAGGCGGGGAGGTCTCCGCCTGCCGCGTCCCGGATGCGGCGCCCTGCGGCGCGCCCGAGGTCGGCCAGTTCGGCTTCGCTCGCATCGCCGCTCGTCGTGCAGCTATCGGCCCAGCGCTCAGAGCCGTCTGGCTTCAGCACTTCGCCGTCGAACTTCCAGAGGCCGTCTTCAAGGCGCGCATGGCCGCCCATGGCGGTGCGACAGGAGCCATCAAGCTCAACGAGGAAGGCGCGCTCGGCGCTGGCGGCGAGGCGGCTCTCAGCGTGGTCCAGCCCGGCGAGCAGCGTAGAAAGCTCGTCGCCAAGGTCATCTGGACGGATAGCAACCGTAATGATGCCCTGACCGGCAGCCGGGATCATGTCTGAAACCGGCACAGGTGTCGCGACATGGGTCATGCCGAGACGTTCCAACCCTGCCATGGCGAGGTAGGTCGCGTCGGCGAGGCCATCCTCGAGCTTTTTGAGACGGGTCTGCACATTGCCCCGAAACGTGACGATCTGCAGGTCCGGGCGCATGGCGAGGGTCTGGGATTCGCGGCGAAGGCTGGCGGTGCCGACAACCGCGCCGGATGGCAGGTCCTTCGGGTGGGTGAGGCCGGTTTTGGTGATGAAGCCGTCGCGCGGGTCTTCACGCTTCGGGAAGGCGATGAGGGACTGGCCCTCCGGGATCGCGCCGGGCACGTCCTTCAAGCTGTGGACGGCGAGATGGCAGCGGCCTTCATCGACGGCGCGGTCAATCTCACGGGTGAAGAGGCCCTTGCCGCCAGCATTGATCAGGCGCTCTGTGGTGAGCTTGTCGCCGCCTGTCGTGAAGGTGACGATCTCGCAGGTGACCTCGCCATTGGCCAGCTGCTCGATATCGGCGGCAACCTGGCGGGCTTGTGCCAGTGCAAGCGGGGATCCGCGTGTTCCGATTTTGAGCGTGAGGCGCGGCGCCTTGATCGCGGACATGGTCTCTCCTGCTGTTTGCGGGCTGTGGACCTGCTAATCTGTCCGCAACTGCACTGCAAGAGATGGCGCCTGCGGCAACTGGCACGCGCTGTGCGCGCAGTTTCTTAATGAAACAGCGCCAAGGTCACCTCATGATACGTCTTCTTGTGTTTCCGATTGCGATGCTTGCGCTGGCGGCATGCTCGAAAGGTGATGCGTCGGCGCAGGCCGATATGGTCTATGATGTCCCGGCGTCCCCGATTGATCGCTGCATAAATCTAGGCGGCGCGCTGGAAGCCCCGAATGAGGGCGACTGGGGCTATACGGTCCGCGTTGAGGACCTTGAGCGCATCAAGGCGGCTGGCTTTGACACGGTACGTCTGCCGGTCAAATGGAGCGCGCATGCAGGCCAGAGCGCGCCCTATGAAATTGACCCGGCCTTCCTCGCACGTGTGAAAGACATCGTGGCAGAGGCCGATGCGGCGGGGCTGAAGATCATCGTCGATCTCCATCACTATAATGAGCTGATGGCGTTTCCCGACGCGCATGAAGCGCGTTTGCGGGGGATCTGGCGGCAATTGTCAGAGGCGTTCGAGGGCGCACCCGACAATCTGATCCTTGAGCTTTTGAATGAGCCGAATGACAAGATGAGTGTGAAGCGGACCGACCGCATCAATCAGGAATTGCTGGATATCGTGCGCGAGCACCATCCTGACCGCTGGGTGATTGTCGGCAGCGCCGGTTGGGGCGGACTGGACGCGCTGTTGAAAAGCAAGCCGCCGGAAGATGACCGGATCATTCTGACCTTCCACACTTATGAGCCTTATGATTTTACCCATCAGGGCGCTTTCTTTGCTGACCCGCCGCCGCCGGTTGGGACGCGTTGGGGCACGCCAAATGATTATGCGGTGATGGAGGATGCAGCCGCCAGGGCAGCGAAATTTGCGAGCCGCGAAGGCCATCCAATGTTTCTCGGCGAGTTCGGCGTCTATGAAGAAGTGCCTCTGGCGCTTCGAGTGTCGTGGACGCGGGCCATTCGGGAAATCGCCGAAGAGCGCGGC contains:
- the hemC gene encoding hydroxymethylbilane synthase; its protein translation is MSAIKAPRLTLKIGTRGSPLALAQARQVAADIEQLANGEVTCEIVTFTTGGDKLTTERLINAGGKGLFTREIDRAVDEGRCHLAVHSLKDVPGAIPEGQSLIAFPKREDPRDGFITKTGLTHPKDLPSGAVVGTASLRRESQTLAMRPDLQIVTFRGNVQTRLKKLEDGLADATYLAMAGLERLGMTHVATPVPVSDMIPAAGQGIITVAIRPDDLGDELSTLLAGLDHAESRLAASAERAFLVELDGSCRTAMGGHARLEDGLWKFDGEVLKPDGSERWADSCTTSGDASEAELADLGRAAGRRIRDAAGGDLPAYEDV
- a CDS encoding glycoside hydrolase family 5 protein; translation: MIRLLVFPIAMLALAACSKGDASAQADMVYDVPASPIDRCINLGGALEAPNEGDWGYTVRVEDLERIKAAGFDTVRLPVKWSAHAGQSAPYEIDPAFLARVKDIVAEADAAGLKIIVDLHHYNELMAFPDAHEARLRGIWRQLSEAFEGAPDNLILELLNEPNDKMSVKRTDRINQELLDIVREHHPDRWVIVGSAGWGGLDALLKSKPPEDDRIILTFHTYEPYDFTHQGAFFADPPPPVGTRWGTPNDYAVMEDAAARAAKFASREGHPMFLGEFGVYEEVPLALRVSWTRAIREIAEERGFGWCYWDYATTFKAYNLDRETWVHSMLSALIED